A window from Candidatus Woesearchaeota archaeon encodes these proteins:
- a CDS encoding aminoglycoside phosphotransferase family protein: MAGPSQRYILRVSNPAKTEQELAFETSVLDQLANELFVHFVAKPVPDVRGSKYSLAQNGALVTLFQFVEDESNGFAWNPSHPDKEFLEDLARKTAILHRSLALCRPEGQKASLAEKFRRYKGGPYFVDILDGENLVHTDLRIKNLVFRSNKVKTILDFDDMTHGNQLYDLAKIIKENFALRQDSGGSPLPHFNLDAASAFLKTYQELNGRVDTEKIYELMKACIVHVLNFLEGDNPLPHEQREFIQKLNILQMDYLGQAKIKNDIMGVFREQ; this comes from the coding sequence GTGGCAGGTCCATCACAAAGGTATATATTGCGTGTTTCTAATCCTGCCAAGACTGAACAGGAGCTTGCATTTGAAACTTCTGTGCTTGACCAATTGGCCAACGAGTTATTTGTGCACTTTGTGGCAAAACCAGTGCCGGATGTCCGCGGGAGCAAATATTCCTTAGCACAAAATGGCGCATTAGTGACATTGTTCCAATTTGTCGAAGATGAATCAAATGGCTTTGCCTGGAACCCATCCCATCCCGATAAGGAATTTCTCGAAGATTTGGCAAGGAAAACTGCTATTTTGCACAGGAGCCTTGCTTTATGTCGGCCTGAAGGTCAAAAGGCATCTTTGGCAGAAAAATTCAGACGATACAAAGGCGGCCCTTATTTTGTCGATATTTTGGATGGCGAGAATCTGGTCCACACAGACCTGAGAATCAAAAACTTGGTCTTTCGATCCAATAAAGTCAAAACTATTCTTGACTTTGACGATATGACGCACGGCAATCAGCTATATGATCTTGCCAAAATTATAAAGGAAAATTTTGCGCTCAGGCAGGATTCGGGTGGGAGCCCCTTGCCACACTTTAATCTGGATGCAGCATCAGCATTTCTAAAAACATACCAGGAACTGAACGGCAGGGTGGATACAGAAAAAATCTATGAGCTGATGAAAGCCTGCATTGTTCATGTGCTTAATTTTTTGGAAGGGGACAATCCCCTTCCGCATGAGCAAAGGGAGTTTATACAAAAGCTGAACATCCTGCAAATGGATTATTTGGGCCAGGCCAAAATAAAAAATGATATTATGGGTGTTTTCCGTGAACAGTGA
- a CDS encoding phosphotransferase — MNSETIEACYGLDVVNSRDLSTGHTNQTRLLTTGDGKKFIMRIYNKRQPVDIISREHGLLKHFSSNFAYNVPHLLPNRQGGTLSKSGDLQYAIYPYIPSSQSPYVILQPSKKIIHEISKLSASFAARAAEYPIPHTNEIILELQSYKNRLIAYLAGMRQENHNTPLFNGNLANRNEFFMNNIEDLVRMFTGYTPSSVAHTDQRKDNFIFSPGDEITGLLDFGNSMLASPWYDIAFTLKEHTLPQEISADFNYALLHEFLTAFHQAFESKGVNIKTDQELLVPFMRLSALRCLSWLLQDRTHTPEYREQLQDWIYRQAELLVHEKTTRGIIGRLR; from the coding sequence GTGAACAGTGAAACTATTGAGGCCTGTTACGGATTGGATGTTGTTAATTCCCGGGATTTAAGTACTGGGCACACTAACCAGACGCGATTACTTACCACTGGAGACGGAAAAAAATTCATAATGAGGATTTACAATAAGAGGCAGCCCGTGGATATCATATCGAGGGAACATGGCCTACTTAAACATTTTTCATCCAATTTTGCATACAATGTCCCCCATTTGCTGCCTAATCGGCAAGGAGGAACACTTTCCAAGTCAGGCGATTTGCAGTATGCAATCTATCCGTACATCCCATCTTCGCAAAGCCCATATGTCATACTGCAACCATCGAAAAAAATAATTCATGAAATCTCAAAATTATCTGCCAGCTTCGCGGCCAGGGCCGCTGAGTATCCAATCCCTCATACCAATGAAATTATTTTGGAGTTGCAGTCCTACAAAAATAGACTGATAGCATACCTTGCCGGCATGCGTCAGGAAAACCATAACACCCCTCTATTTAATGGGAATTTAGCAAATCGAAATGAATTTTTCATGAATAATATCGAAGATTTAGTAAGAATGTTTACAGGTTACACCCCGAGCTCTGTCGCACATACAGACCAGCGGAAGGACAATTTTATATTTTCACCAGGAGATGAAATAACTGGTTTGCTGGATTTCGGAAATAGCATGCTTGCAAGCCCGTGGTACGATATAGCATTTACACTTAAAGAGCATACCCTGCCTCAGGAGATTAGCGCTGACTTCAACTATGCCCTGCTTCACGAGTTTCTCACTGCATTCCACCAAGCCTTTGAATCAAAGGGAGTGAATATCAAAACCGACCAGGAATTACTAGTGCCTTTTATGCGGCTTTCCGCATTGAGATGCTTATCCTGGCTCTTGCAGGACAGAACCCACACACCTGAATACAGAGAGCAGCTTCAGGATTGGATATATAGGCAGGCGGAATTATTGGTGCACGAAAAAACAACCAGAGGGATTATTGGGAGGCTGAGATAA